The following coding sequences are from one Sulfitobacter sp. OXR-159 window:
- a CDS encoding transposase, translated as MARKRYSDKDILKHLREIELKLAEGGDVQSACRAVGVSDATYYNWRRRFGGMARSQLSELRSFEKENARLKKIIAELKLDKLILRESLNHLKPRA; from the coding sequence ATGGCTCGGAAACGGTATTCGGACAAAGACATCCTGAAGCATCTGCGCGAGATCGAGCTGAAGCTGGCGGAAGGCGGTGATGTACAGTCGGCATGCCGCGCCGTCGGCGTAAGCGACGCGACGTACTACAATTGGCGCCGACGGTTCGGCGGGATGGCGCGTTCACAGCTGTCGGAGCTGCGCAGCTTTGAGAAGGAGAACGCCCGGCTGAAGAAGATCATAGCAGAGCTCAAGCTGGACAAGCTGATCCTGAGGGAAAGCCTGAACCACCTAAAGCCGAGGGCCTGA